The nucleotide sequence CGGAAATCCGGCAGTAATGAAACTGAAAATGATCGGAACGAGCGCCGAGATCACGGCCGAAAGTGGCGCGGTCAATCCCATCTTGCCGACAGCTAGTGCCTTGTAAAGACAAGCAAGCCCTGCGCCGCCAACCGAACCCGCTGCAATCCCCCATAGCAAGGAGATCTTCGACGACAAGTGCTCACCTGCGAGAACTGCAAGGAGGAGCATGAAGATGAGGCCAATACCATGCGCGATCGCCACTACCCCAAACACACTCGATCGCTTAGTAGCAAGGCCGCCACTGAAATCAGCCGCGCCCCAGGATGCGGCAGCAGACAAGCTAAATGCGGGTGAAAGGAGGTTCTGCACAACCTATCTTCGCATTTCGAAGCTGTTGCGGTTCGTATGTTGCATCTTGCGCTCCTACCGAGTCTAAAACGTATCTTAAGATTGAGTCCTACGAATCACGAGGAGCTTCCGTGCAAGAGATGAATGTACGTTGCTGCATCGTAGGCGGCGGACCAGCCGGAATGATGACAGGGTTTCTGCTGGCTCGGGCCGGGGTTGACGTTCTTCTACTCGAGAAGCACGCCGACTTTCTTCGCGATTTTCGCGGCGATACAGTGCATCCCTCCACTCTCGAGCTGATGTATGAACTGGGCATCCTTAAAGAGTTTCTCCAGCAACCTCATCAGGAGCTCTCGCGTGTAGCCGTGCAAATCCGGGACACGAAGCTTTGGGTTGGCGACTTCACCCACCTGCCCACGCACGCAAAGTTCATCGCGCTCATGCCGCAGTGGGACTTCCTCAACTTCCTCGCGGAACGCGGGCGAGTTTACCCGGAGTTTCAGCTGCGCATGCAGGCTGAATGTATGGACTTGCTCCAGCAGGACGGCGTGGTGAAGGGTGTGCGCGTCAAAACCACGGGCGGCGAGCTCACCGTTCATTCCGATCTGGTCATCGCTACCGATGGCCGGCATTCAATCGTCCGCGAGAAGGCCGGGCTCACGGTGCGCGACAAAGGTGCGCCAATGGACGTGCTGTGGATCCGCCTTTCACGCCGGGAAAACGACGCTGCACAGGCGCTTGGCCGGGTTGATCGAGGAAGAATCATGGTCATGATCAACCGCGGTGAATACTGGCAATGTGCTTTCGTAATACCAAAGGGAACCGCGGAAGCCCTGAAGGCTCGAGGAATCGAAAACCTTCGTGAGGAGATCAGTCGGCTCGTTCCCTATTTAGGAAATAGAGTAGGAGAATTGAGAGACTGGGACGATGTAAAGCTGCTCACCGTGAAAGTCGATCGCCTGGAGAGATGGTACAAACCGGGACTCATTTGTATTGGCGACGCGGCTCATGCGATGTCTCCGATCGGCGGCGTTGGCATTAACCTCGCAGTGCAGGACGCGGTGGCAGCTGCAAACGTGCTCGCACCTGCCCTGCTCACGCGGAAGGCGATAACACATTCGCTTCAGCAAGTTCAGCGGAGGCGCGAGTTTCCTACAATAGTCACGCAAGCAGCGCAGATTTTTGCGCAGAACCGAATCATCAGCAGGGTTTTAGCCGCTGATAAGCCTCTGCAAGTTCCTTCCATTATGAAACTGCTGGACCGCTGGCCGCTACTTCAACGTATTCCGGCCCGAGCCATCGGCATAGGAGCGCGTCCGGAGCATGTGAGAACGCGAGATGTTCATCAGCAACAGCGCGCGATTGCGTCCTAAAGGCTAGGTGAGCTGGCTTTAACGTCATTCCGTCCGCTCTCGGCCGGCACAAGTTTGAAGAACCCAGAATGGGTCTAAGGCGCTGTCATCGTCGACTGATCGGGATTTAGCCACTCGTTTAGATCGAAGACGTAGATCGAAGACATGGATGTCTTTAACCTTCTACGGGCTGAGGCGGCCGGAACCACGTTAGAAGGGAACCACGCTAAGCCTGCTTCGCGACATCGAGGACAGGCTCGTAGCGAGCGCCTGTCGCCATCAAATTTTCGATCAATTCCACCGGCTGAATTCCACCTCTCGCGCCAACGCCCATGCAGTTCAATGCAGCGGCAGCGCAGGCGAAGTCGAGCCTTCGCCGCAATGGCCAGCCTTGAAGAAGGCCGTAAATGAACCCGGCGTGAAACGTGTCTCCGGCTCCGGTCGTGTCCACGGCGGCCACCTGATAGGCGGAGGCGTAATGGAACTGCTTGCCATCCCACGCTAGCACTCCATCGTCTCCGAGCGTCGCTGCGGTCAATGCACATCCATATCGACGCTGCATCATAGGCAGCGACTTCTCCAGATCCTCCAGCCCGAGCAGCCGCGCTGGAACGTCTCTGCTGACGATGGCATAGTCAATATTTTCGAGCAATCCTTCCACACCAGGATACGTATCATCAAGATCAGCGACGACGGGAATTCCCACAGCGCGAGCCCAGCCCGCTGCAACAGTGGCGGCGGCAGTATCGTAGCCGTCCACGTGGAGCGCACGAGCATTCACGATCCATTCGCGATCCAGTTCTTCGGGACGAAGGCCGAGCTGCTGATCGCGGCGCCACAGAACTGTGCGCTCGCCCTGACTGTCCACAAGGATTACCGCCTGTTGACTTGCACAGCCGGGCACCGTAATGACGTGCGCCTCTACGCCGGCGCGCGCAAATTCGTCGCTATGAAGCTGGGCAGCGCCGTCGTCGCCCAGCTTGCCGACGTAGCGAGTACGCAGTCCCCACTGCTGACATGCCATAACGGCGCTTGCGACCTGTCCACCGGGAAGCACGCTGGCTGAGCGAAACTCGACCTTGGACCCTGGAACCGGGTGCTCCGCCATTGGAATTAACATATCGGTCGCGTTCAAGCCAACGCCGACGAGGTCAACCTTCGATGGCTTTGCTTTTGTCATTGTTTGCGATGACACTGTAAACGAAACATTACGGTACACGAAATCGAGCGGTGCTGCTCACTGACGTCGCTTGAGCCCTTCCAGTTCCTCGAGCGTGCGCGGCCAATCGTCTCTTAGCAAGCGAGACAGGCTGCGATCGGCGAGAACTTTTCCACCTGTCTGGCATCGCGCGCAGTAATTCGTCTCGTTATCAGCGTAGCGGATACGTAACACCCTCTCACCACATCTCGGACACGGCTCGCCATAGCGACCATGGACCGCCATTCCCTTGCGAAACGCCGTGACCTTTTCGGGAAAGCCGTGCGTCGCTTCTTCCCGCAGCGTTCGCGTCCAAAGCTCGAGCGTGCTCCTGGTGGCGGCGAAAAGGCGCTCCCATTCTTGTGGCTTCAGATTGTGCGTCTGTGCAATTGGCGAAAGTTGCGCTGCATGCAGAATTTCATCGGAGTATGCGTTGCCGATGCCGCTCAACAAGCGGGGATCGGTCAGGGCTCGCTTAAGTGCGCGATTTTCTGACGTGAGTGTTGCACAAAAGGAGTTGAGATCGCTCGAAAAAACGTCGATTCCTCCTGGATCCATCGCGCGCAAACTGTCTTCGCCAACCAGAAGGTGCAACGATGCACGACGCTGCGTGCCCGCCTCCGTAAGCACGAGTGATCCCTTCGGAAAATCAAACGCCGCTAGATTTTGACGGCCAGACAGCTTTGCTTCCGCGGGTCGCCAATGCAACCGGCCAGCAATCATCAGATGCAGCACCAGCCAGAAATCACCGCCCAAGCCGAATGCAATGCGCTTGCCAATTCGCCTCAACTCGCGAACGACGCGGCCTTCGACGCTCGTGATCGGTGGCTGCACGGTTCGCAGCAGAAACGCGCTCGCG is from Acidobacteriota bacterium and encodes:
- a CDS encoding carbohydrate kinase family protein; its protein translation is MTKAKPSKVDLVGVGLNATDMLIPMAEHPVPGSKVEFRSASVLPGGQVASAVMACQQWGLRTRYVGKLGDDGAAQLHSDEFARAGVEAHVITVPGCASQQAVILVDSQGERTVLWRRDQQLGLRPEELDREWIVNARALHVDGYDTAAATVAAGWARAVGIPVVADLDDTYPGVEGLLENIDYAIVSRDVPARLLGLEDLEKSLPMMQRRYGCALTAATLGDDGVLAWDGKQFHYASAYQVAAVDTTGAGDTFHAGFIYGLLQGWPLRRRLDFACAAAALNCMGVGARGGIQPVELIENLMATGARYEPVLDVAKQA
- a CDS encoding formamidopyrimidine-DNA glycosylase; translation: MPELPDIVAYISALEPRVIHQPLQRVRIASAFLLRTVQPPITSVEGRVVRELRRIGKRIAFGLGGDFWLVLHLMIAGRLHWRPAEAKLSGRQNLAAFDFPKGSLVLTEAGTQRRASLHLLVGEDSLRAMDPGGIDVFSSDLNSFCATLTSENRALKRALTDPRLLSGIGNAYSDEILHAAQLSPIAQTHNLKPQEWERLFAATRSTLELWTRTLREEATHGFPEKVTAFRKGMAVHGRYGEPCPRCGERVLRIRYADNETNYCARCQTGGKVLADRSLSRLLRDDWPRTLEELEGLKRRQ